In Mastomys coucha isolate ucsf_1 unplaced genomic scaffold, UCSF_Mcou_1 pScaffold5, whole genome shotgun sequence, one genomic interval encodes:
- the Kdm6b gene encoding lysine-specific demethylase 6B isoform X3, with the protein MHRAVDPPGARSAREAFALGGLSCAGAWSSCPPHPPPRNSWLPGGRCSASIGQPPLPAPLPPSHGSSSGHPNKSYYAPGTPTPRPLHGKLESLHGCVQALLREPAQPGLWEQLGQLYESEHDSEEAVCCYHRALRYGGSFAELGPRIGRLQQAQLWNFHAGSCQHRAKVLPPLEQVWNLLHLEHKRNYGAKRGGPPVKRSAEPPVVQPMPPVALSGPPGEEGLSPGGKRRRGCSSEQAGLPPGLPLPPPPPPPPPPPPPPPPPPPPLPGLAISPPFQLTKPGLWNTLHGDAWGPERKGSAPPERQEQRHSLPHSYPYPAPTYTAHPPSHRLVPATPLGPGPRPPGAESHGCLPATRPPGSDLRESRVQRSRMDSSVSPAASTACVPYAPSRPPGLPGTSSSSSSSSSSSSSSSNNTGLRGVEPSPGIPGADHYQNPALEISSHQARLGPSAHSNRKPFLTAPAATPHLPLPPGTPSSPPPPCPRLLRPPPPPAWMKGSACRAAREDGEILGELLFGAEGPPRPPPQPLPHRDGFLGPPNPRFSVGTQDSHTPPAPPTSTTSSSSSSSHSSSPTGPVPFPPPPYLARNIDPLPRPSSPTLSSQDPPLPPLTLALPPAPPSSCHQNTSGSFRRSESPRPRVSFPKTPEVGQGPPPGSLSKAPQPVPPGVGELPARGPRLFDFPPTPLEDQFEEPAEFKILPDGLANIMKMLDESIRKEEEQQQQEAGVVPPPSLKEPFASLQPPFSSDTAPAAATTTTAAASTATATTTTTTTTTTTQEEEKKPPPALPPPPPLAKFPPPTQPQPPPPPPASPASLLKSLASVLEGQKYCYRGTGAAVSTRPGSVPATQYSPSPASGATAPPPTSVAPSAQGSPKPSVSSSSQFSTSGGPWARERRAGEEPAPGPVTPAQLPPPLPLPPARSESEVLEEISRACETLVERVGRSAINPADPVDTPDPVDSGTEPQPPPVQAKEESGGLAVAAAGPGSGKRRQKEHRRHRRACRDSVGRRPREGRAKAKAKAPKEKSRRVLGNLDLQSEEIQGREKARPDVGGASKVKTPTAPAPPPAPTPSAQPTPPSAPVPGKKTREEAPGPPGVSRADMLKLRSLSEGPPKELKIRLIKVESGDKETFIASEVEERRLRMADLTISHCAADVMRASKNAKVKGKFRESYLSPAQSVKPKINTEEKLPREKLNPPTPSIYLESKRDAFSPVLLQFCTDPRNPITVIRGLAGSLRLNLGLFSTKTLVEASGEHTVEVRTQVQQPSDENWDLTGTRQIWPCESSRSHTTIAKYAQYQASSFQESLQQEEKESEDEESEEPDSTTGTSPSSAPDPKNHHIIKFGTNIDLSDAKRWKPQLQELLKLPAFMRVTSTGNMLSHVGHTILGMNTVQLYMKVPGSRTPGHQENNNFCSVNINIGPGDCEWFAVHEHYWETISAFCDRHGVDYLTGSWWPILDDLYASNIPVYRFVQRPGDLVWINAGTVHWVQATGWCNNIAWNVGPLTAYQYQLALERYEWNEVKNVKSIVPMIHVSWNVARTVKISDPDLFKMIKFCLLQSMKHCQVQRESLVRAGKKIAYQGRVKDEPAYYCNECDVEVFNILFVTSENGSRNTYLVHCEGCARRRSAGLQGVVVLEQYRTEELAQAYDAFTLVRAPGLPRGRGSGWAPPRPPPPPLPPLKLPTFSPQAPASTSR; encoded by the exons ATGCATCGGGCAGTGGACCCTCCAGGGGCCCGCTCTGCACGGGAAGCCTTTGCCCTTGGGGGCTTGAGCTGTGCTGGGGCTTGGAGCTCCTGcccaccccatcctcctccccGAAACTCATGGCTGCCTGGAGGCAG ATGCTCTGCCAGCATTGGGCAGCCCCCACTCCCTGCTCCTTTACCCCCTTCTCATGGCAGTAGCTCCGGGCACCCTAACAAATCCTATTATGCTCCTGG GACACCAACCCCAAGACCCCTCCATGGGAAGTTGGAATCCCTACATGGCTGTGTGCAGGCATTGCTTCGGGAGCCAGCCCAGCCAGGGTTATGGGAACAGCTTGGACAGTTGTATGAGTCGGAGCATGACAGCGAGGAGGCCGTATGCTGCTACCACAGGGCCCTTCGCTATGGTGGAAGCTTCGCTGAGCTGGGTCCCCGAATTGGCCGATTGCAGCAG GCCCAGCTCTGGAACTTTCATGCTGGTTCCTGTCagcacagagccaaggtcctGCCCCCCCTGGAGCAAGTATGGAATTTGCTGCACCTTGAG CACAAACGGAACTATGGGGCTAAGCGAGGGGGCCCTCCAGTGAAGAGATCTGCTGAACCCCCAGTGGTCCAGCCTATGCCTCCTGTAGCACTCTCAGGCCCCCCAGGAGAGGAGGGCCTCAGCCCTGGAGGCAAGCGCAGAAGAGGCTGCAGCTCTGAACAG GCTGGCCTTCCCCCAGGTCTGccactccctccacccccacctccacctccacccccacccccacctccacccccaccaccgCCACCGCTGCCTGGCCTGGCTATTAGTCCCCCATTTCAGCTGACTAAGCCAGGGCTGTGGAACACCCTGCATGGAGATGCTTGGGGCCCCGAGCGCAAGGGTTCAGCACCCCCAGAGCGCCAG GAGCAGCGGCACTCGCTGCCTCATTCATATCCATACCCAGCTCCTACCTACACTGCTCATCCGCCCAGCCATCGGCTGGTCCCGGCCACACCCCTTGGTCCAGGTCCCCGACCCCCAGGAGCAGAGAGccatggctgcctgcctgccacccgTCCCCCCGGAAGTGACCTTAGAGAGAGTAGAGTTCAGAGGTCGCGGATGGACTCCAGCGTTTCACCAGCAGCATCTACCGCCTGTGTGCCTTACGCCCCTTCCCGGCCCCCTGGCCTCCCcggcaccagcagcagcagcagcagcagcagcagcagcagcagcagtagcagtaacaACACTGGTCTTCGGGGTGTGGAGCCGAGCCCAGGCATT CCTGGCGCTGATCATTACCAAAACCCTGCGCTGGAGATATCCTCTCACCAGGCCCGCCTGGGTCCCTCCGCACACAGCAATCGGAAACCATTTTTGACGGCCCCTGCTGCCACTCCCCACTTACCCCTGCCACCCGGGACCCCATCATCCCCACCGCCCCCATGTCCTCGCCTCTTGCGCCCTCCACCACCCCCTGCTTGGATGAAGGGCTCAGCCTGCCGCGCAGCCCGAGAGGATGGAGAGATCTTAGGGGAGCTCTTATTTGGTGCTGAGGGACCTCCCCgtcctcctccccaaccccttcccCACCGTGATGGCTTCTTGGGGCCTCCAAACCCCCGCTTTTCCGTGGGCACTCAGGATTCGCATACCCCTCCCGCTCCCCCAAcctccaccaccagcagcagcagcagcagcagccacagcagtaGTCCTACTGGGCCGGtgcccttcccacctcccccctATCTGGCCAGAAATATAGATCCCCTCCCCAGGCCATCCAGCCCAACATTGAGCTCCCAGGACCCACCTCTTCCACCGCTGACTCTTGCcctgcctccagcccctccctcctcctgccaccAAAATACCTCAGGAAGCTTCAGGCGCTCGGAGAGCCCCCGGCCCAGGGTCTCCTTCCCAAAGACCCCCGAGGTGGGGCAGGGGCCACCCCCAGGCTCTCTGAGTAAAGCCCCCCAGCCTGTGCCACCTGGGGTTGGAGAGCTGCCCGCCCGAGGCCCGAGGCTCTTCGATTTTCCCCCCACACCACTGGAGGACCAGTTTGAAGAGCCAGCTGAGTTCAAGATCCTACCTGATGGGCTGGCTAACATCATGAAGATGCTGGATGAATCCATTCggaaggaggaggaacagcagcagcaggaggcaggCGTGGTTCCCCCACCCTCACTCAAAGAGCCCTTtgcatctcttcagcctccattCTCCAGTGACACAGCCCCAgcagctgccaccaccaccactgctgctgcctctaccgccaccgccaccaccaccaccaccaccaccacaaccaccacccaagaagaggagaagaagccaCCACCAgccctgccaccaccaccgcctctAGCCAAGTTTCCTCCACCTACCCAGCCACAGCCCCCACCACCTccaccagccagcccagccagccTGCTCAAATCATTGGCCTCTGTTCTTGAGGGACAAAAGTACTGTTATCGGGGGACCGGAGCAGCCGTTTCAACTAGGCCCGGGTCCGTGCCCGCCACTCAGTATTCCCCTAGTCCTGCATCAGGTGCTACCGCCCCACCACCCACTTCAGTGGCCCCTAGCGCCCAGGGCTCTCCCAAGCCCTCTGTTTCCTCGTCATCTCAGTTCTCTACCTCAGGTGGGCCTTGGGCCCGGGAGCGCAGGGCAGGTGAAGAGCCAGCACCAGGCCCCGTGACCCCTGCCCAGTTGCCCCCACCTCTGCCGCTGCCCCCTGCTCGTTCTGAGTCTGAGGTGCTAGAAGAAATCAGTCGGGCTTGTGAGACCCTTGTAGAGCGGGTGGGCCGGAGTGCCATCAACCCAGCAGACCCCGTGGACACACCAGACCCAGTGGACAGTGGGACTGAGCCACAGCCGCCTCCTGTGCAGGCCAAGGAGGAGAGTGGGGGGTTGGCGGTGGCGGCAGCAGGTCCCGGTAGTGGAAAGCGTCGTCAGAAGGAGCATCGGCGGCACAGACGGGCCTGTAGGGACAGTGTGGGTCGTCGGCCCCGCGAGGGGAGGgccaaggccaaggccaaggcTCCCAAAGAAAAAAGCCGAAGGGTGCTGGGGAACCTGGACTTGCAGAGTGAGGAGATCCAGGGCCGGGAGAAAGCCCGGCCTGATGTAGGTGGGGCTTCCAAAGTCAAGACACCCACAGCTCCAGCGCCCCCACCTGCTCCTACACCCTCTGCTCAGCCAACGCCCCCATCAGCTCCTGTCCCTGGGAAGAAGACTCGAGAGGAAGCTCCAGGGCCCCCGGGTGTGAGCCGAGCAGATATGCTGAAGCTTCGGTCACTTAGTGAGGGgcctcccaaggagctgaagatcAGGCTCATCAAGGTAGAGAGTGGGGACAAGGAGACCTTCATCGCCTCTGAGGTGGAAGAGCGGCGGCTGCGCATGGCGGACCTCACCATCAGCCACTGTGCTGCGGATGTCATGCGTGCCAGCAA GAATGCCAAGGTGAAAGGGAAATTTCGAGAGTCCTACCTTTCCCCTGCCCAGTCTGTGAAACCGAAGATCAACACCGAAGAGAAGCTGCCCCGGGAAAAACTCAACCCCCCTACACCcagcatctat CTGGAGAGCAAACGAGATGCTTTCTCGCCGGTCCTGCTACAGTTCTGTACAGACCCCCGGAACCCCATCACCGTCATCAGGGGCCTGGCTGGTTCACTTCGGCTCA ACTTAGGCCTTTTCTCCACCAAGACTCTGGTGGAGGCAAGCGGTGAACACACAGTGGAGGTGCGTACCCAAGTGCAGCAGCCCTCAGATGAGAACTGGGACCTGACAGGTACCAGACAGATCTGGCCCTGTGAGAGCTCCCGTTCACACACCACCATCGCTAAATATGCACAGTACCAGGCCTCGTCCTTCCAGGAGTCACTGCAG caggaggagaaggagagtgagGATGAGGAGTCCGAGGAACCAGACAGCACTACAGGAACCTCTCCCAG CAGTGCACCGGACCCCAAGAACCATCACATCATCAAGTTTGGCACTAACATCGACCTGTCTGATGCCAAGAG GTGGAAGCCACAGTTACAGGAGCTGCTGAAACTGCCTGCCTTCATGCGGGTAACATCCACAGGCAACATGCTCAGCCACGTGGGCCACACCATCCTGGGCATGAACACCGTGCAGCTATACATGAAGGTCCCTGGCAGCCGAACGCCAG GCCACCAAGAGAATAACAATTTCTGCTCTGTCAATATCAACATTGGCCCTGGAGACTGTGAGTGGTTCGCGGTACATGAGCACTATTGGGAGACCATCAGCGCCTTCTGCGATCG GCATGGTGTAGACTACTTGACTGGTTCCTGGTGGCCAATCTTGGATGACCTCTATGCGTCCAATATTCCTGTTTACCGCTTCGTGCAGCGCCCTGGAGACCTTGTGTGGATTAATGCAGGGACTGTGCATTGGGTGCAGGCTACTGGCTGGTGCAACAACATCGCCTGGAACGTGGGGCCCCTCACCG CCTATCAGTACCAGCTGGCCCTGGAGCGATACGAGTGGAACGAGGTGAAGAACGTCAAGTCCATCGTGCCCATGATTCATGTGTCCTGGAACGTAGCTCGAACGGTCAAGATCAGCGATCCTGACTTGTTCAAGATGATCAA GTTCTGCCTCCTGCAGTCAATGAAGCACTGTCAGGTGCAGCGGGAGAGCCTGGTGCGGGCAGGGAAGAAAATCGCTTACCAAGGCCGTGTCAAGGACGAGCCTGCCTACTACTGCAACGAATGCGAC GTGGAGGTGTTCAACATCCTGTTCGTTACAAGTGAGAACGGCAGCCGAAACACGTACCTGGTGCACTGCGAGGGCTGTGCACGCCGTCGCAGCGCGGGCCTACAGGGCGTGGTGGTGCTAGAGCAGTACCGCACGGAGGAGCTGGCGCAGGCCTACGATGCCTTCACACTGGTGAGAGCGCCGGGGCTCCCGAGGGGGCGCGGGAGCGGCTGGGCCCCAccccgcccgccgccgccgccgctgccgccgctgaagctgcccactttctccccaCAGGCTCCCGCCAGCACGTCGCGATGA
- the Kdm6b gene encoding lysine-specific demethylase 6B isoform X6 gives MHRAVDPPGARSAREAFALGGLSCAGAWSSCPPHPPPRNSWLPGGRCSASIGQPPLPAPLPPSHGSSSGHPNKSYYAPGTPTPRPLHGKLESLHGCVQALLREPAQPGLWEQLGQLYESEHDSEEAVCCYHRALRYGGSFAELGPRIGRLQQAQLWNFHAGSCQHRAKVLPPLEQVWNLLHLEHKRNYGAKRGGPPVKRSAEPPVVQPMPPVALSGPPGEEGLSPGGKRRRGCSSEQAGLPPGLPLPPPPPPPPPPPPPPPPPPPPLPGLAISPPFQLTKPGLWNTLHGDAWGPERKGSAPPERQEQRHSLPHSYPYPAPTYTAHPPSHRLVPATPLGPGPRPPGAESHGCLPATRPPGSDLRESRVQRSRMDSSVSPAASTACVPYAPSRPPGLPGTSSSSSSSSSSSSSSSNNTGLRGVEPSPGIPGADHYQNPALEISSHQARLGPSAHSNRKPFLTAPAATPHLPLPPGTPSSPPPPCPRLLRPPPPPAWMKGSACRAAREDGEILGELLFGAEGPPRPPPQPLPHRDGFLGPPNPRFSVGTQDSHTPPAPPTSTTSSSSSSSHSSSPTGPVPFPPPPYLARNIDPLPRPSSPTLSSQDPPLPPLTLALPPAPPSSCHQNTSGSFRRSESPRPRVSFPKTPEVGQGPPPGSLSKAPQPVPPGVGELPARGPRLFDFPPTPLEDQFEEPAEFKILPDGLANIMKMLDESIRKEEEQQQQEAGVVPPPSLKEPFASLQPPFSSDTAPAAATTTTAAASTATATTTTTTTTTTTQEEEKKPPPALPPPPPLAKFPPPTQPQPPPPPPASPASLLKSLASVLEGQKYCYRGTGAAVSTRPGSVPATQYSPSPASGATAPPPTSVAPSAQGSPKPSVSSSSQFSTSGGPWARERRAGEEPAPGPVTPAQLPPPLPLPPARSESEVLEEISRACETLVERVGRSAINPADPVDTPDPVDSGTEPQPPPVQAKEESGGLAVAAAGPGSGKRRQKEHRRHRRACRDSVGRRPREGRAKAKAKAPKEKSRRVLGNLDLQSEEIQGREKARPDVGGASKVKTPTAPAPPPAPTPSAQPTPPSAPVPGKKTREEAPGPPGVSRADMLKLRSLSEGPPKELKIRLIKVESGDKETFIASEVEERRLRMADLTISHCAADVMRASKNAKVKGKFRESYLSPAQSVKPKINTEEKLPREKLNPPTPSIYLESKRDAFSPVLLQFCTDPRNPITVIRGLAGSLRLNLGLFSTKTLVEASGEHTVEVRTQVQQPSDENWDLTGTRQIWPCESSRSHTTIAKYAQYQASSFQESLQQEEKESEDEESEEPDSTTGTSPSSAPDPKNHHIIKFGTNIDLSDAKRWKPQLQELLKLPAFMRVTSTGNMLSHVGHTILGMNTVQLYMKVPGSRTPGHQENNNFCSVNINIGPGDCEWFAVHEHYWETISAFCDRHGVDYLTGSWWPILDDLYASNIPVYRFVQRPGDLVWINAGTVHWVQATGWCNNIAWNVGPLTAYQYQLALERYEWNEVKNVKSIVPMIHVSWNVARTVKISDPDLFKMIKFCLLQSMKHCQVQRESLVRAGKKIAYQGRVKDEPAYYCNECDVEVFNILFVTSENGSRNTYLVHCEGCARRRSAGLQGVVVLEQYRTEELAQAYDAFTLAPASTSR, from the exons ATGCATCGGGCAGTGGACCCTCCAGGGGCCCGCTCTGCACGGGAAGCCTTTGCCCTTGGGGGCTTGAGCTGTGCTGGGGCTTGGAGCTCCTGcccaccccatcctcctccccGAAACTCATGGCTGCCTGGAGGCAG ATGCTCTGCCAGCATTGGGCAGCCCCCACTCCCTGCTCCTTTACCCCCTTCTCATGGCAGTAGCTCCGGGCACCCTAACAAATCCTATTATGCTCCTGG GACACCAACCCCAAGACCCCTCCATGGGAAGTTGGAATCCCTACATGGCTGTGTGCAGGCATTGCTTCGGGAGCCAGCCCAGCCAGGGTTATGGGAACAGCTTGGACAGTTGTATGAGTCGGAGCATGACAGCGAGGAGGCCGTATGCTGCTACCACAGGGCCCTTCGCTATGGTGGAAGCTTCGCTGAGCTGGGTCCCCGAATTGGCCGATTGCAGCAG GCCCAGCTCTGGAACTTTCATGCTGGTTCCTGTCagcacagagccaaggtcctGCCCCCCCTGGAGCAAGTATGGAATTTGCTGCACCTTGAG CACAAACGGAACTATGGGGCTAAGCGAGGGGGCCCTCCAGTGAAGAGATCTGCTGAACCCCCAGTGGTCCAGCCTATGCCTCCTGTAGCACTCTCAGGCCCCCCAGGAGAGGAGGGCCTCAGCCCTGGAGGCAAGCGCAGAAGAGGCTGCAGCTCTGAACAG GCTGGCCTTCCCCCAGGTCTGccactccctccacccccacctccacctccacccccacccccacctccacccccaccaccgCCACCGCTGCCTGGCCTGGCTATTAGTCCCCCATTTCAGCTGACTAAGCCAGGGCTGTGGAACACCCTGCATGGAGATGCTTGGGGCCCCGAGCGCAAGGGTTCAGCACCCCCAGAGCGCCAG GAGCAGCGGCACTCGCTGCCTCATTCATATCCATACCCAGCTCCTACCTACACTGCTCATCCGCCCAGCCATCGGCTGGTCCCGGCCACACCCCTTGGTCCAGGTCCCCGACCCCCAGGAGCAGAGAGccatggctgcctgcctgccacccgTCCCCCCGGAAGTGACCTTAGAGAGAGTAGAGTTCAGAGGTCGCGGATGGACTCCAGCGTTTCACCAGCAGCATCTACCGCCTGTGTGCCTTACGCCCCTTCCCGGCCCCCTGGCCTCCCcggcaccagcagcagcagcagcagcagcagcagcagcagcagcagtagcagtaacaACACTGGTCTTCGGGGTGTGGAGCCGAGCCCAGGCATT CCTGGCGCTGATCATTACCAAAACCCTGCGCTGGAGATATCCTCTCACCAGGCCCGCCTGGGTCCCTCCGCACACAGCAATCGGAAACCATTTTTGACGGCCCCTGCTGCCACTCCCCACTTACCCCTGCCACCCGGGACCCCATCATCCCCACCGCCCCCATGTCCTCGCCTCTTGCGCCCTCCACCACCCCCTGCTTGGATGAAGGGCTCAGCCTGCCGCGCAGCCCGAGAGGATGGAGAGATCTTAGGGGAGCTCTTATTTGGTGCTGAGGGACCTCCCCgtcctcctccccaaccccttcccCACCGTGATGGCTTCTTGGGGCCTCCAAACCCCCGCTTTTCCGTGGGCACTCAGGATTCGCATACCCCTCCCGCTCCCCCAAcctccaccaccagcagcagcagcagcagcagccacagcagtaGTCCTACTGGGCCGGtgcccttcccacctcccccctATCTGGCCAGAAATATAGATCCCCTCCCCAGGCCATCCAGCCCAACATTGAGCTCCCAGGACCCACCTCTTCCACCGCTGACTCTTGCcctgcctccagcccctccctcctcctgccaccAAAATACCTCAGGAAGCTTCAGGCGCTCGGAGAGCCCCCGGCCCAGGGTCTCCTTCCCAAAGACCCCCGAGGTGGGGCAGGGGCCACCCCCAGGCTCTCTGAGTAAAGCCCCCCAGCCTGTGCCACCTGGGGTTGGAGAGCTGCCCGCCCGAGGCCCGAGGCTCTTCGATTTTCCCCCCACACCACTGGAGGACCAGTTTGAAGAGCCAGCTGAGTTCAAGATCCTACCTGATGGGCTGGCTAACATCATGAAGATGCTGGATGAATCCATTCggaaggaggaggaacagcagcagcaggaggcaggCGTGGTTCCCCCACCCTCACTCAAAGAGCCCTTtgcatctcttcagcctccattCTCCAGTGACACAGCCCCAgcagctgccaccaccaccactgctgctgcctctaccgccaccgccaccaccaccaccaccaccaccacaaccaccacccaagaagaggagaagaagccaCCACCAgccctgccaccaccaccgcctctAGCCAAGTTTCCTCCACCTACCCAGCCACAGCCCCCACCACCTccaccagccagcccagccagccTGCTCAAATCATTGGCCTCTGTTCTTGAGGGACAAAAGTACTGTTATCGGGGGACCGGAGCAGCCGTTTCAACTAGGCCCGGGTCCGTGCCCGCCACTCAGTATTCCCCTAGTCCTGCATCAGGTGCTACCGCCCCACCACCCACTTCAGTGGCCCCTAGCGCCCAGGGCTCTCCCAAGCCCTCTGTTTCCTCGTCATCTCAGTTCTCTACCTCAGGTGGGCCTTGGGCCCGGGAGCGCAGGGCAGGTGAAGAGCCAGCACCAGGCCCCGTGACCCCTGCCCAGTTGCCCCCACCTCTGCCGCTGCCCCCTGCTCGTTCTGAGTCTGAGGTGCTAGAAGAAATCAGTCGGGCTTGTGAGACCCTTGTAGAGCGGGTGGGCCGGAGTGCCATCAACCCAGCAGACCCCGTGGACACACCAGACCCAGTGGACAGTGGGACTGAGCCACAGCCGCCTCCTGTGCAGGCCAAGGAGGAGAGTGGGGGGTTGGCGGTGGCGGCAGCAGGTCCCGGTAGTGGAAAGCGTCGTCAGAAGGAGCATCGGCGGCACAGACGGGCCTGTAGGGACAGTGTGGGTCGTCGGCCCCGCGAGGGGAGGgccaaggccaaggccaaggcTCCCAAAGAAAAAAGCCGAAGGGTGCTGGGGAACCTGGACTTGCAGAGTGAGGAGATCCAGGGCCGGGAGAAAGCCCGGCCTGATGTAGGTGGGGCTTCCAAAGTCAAGACACCCACAGCTCCAGCGCCCCCACCTGCTCCTACACCCTCTGCTCAGCCAACGCCCCCATCAGCTCCTGTCCCTGGGAAGAAGACTCGAGAGGAAGCTCCAGGGCCCCCGGGTGTGAGCCGAGCAGATATGCTGAAGCTTCGGTCACTTAGTGAGGGgcctcccaaggagctgaagatcAGGCTCATCAAGGTAGAGAGTGGGGACAAGGAGACCTTCATCGCCTCTGAGGTGGAAGAGCGGCGGCTGCGCATGGCGGACCTCACCATCAGCCACTGTGCTGCGGATGTCATGCGTGCCAGCAA GAATGCCAAGGTGAAAGGGAAATTTCGAGAGTCCTACCTTTCCCCTGCCCAGTCTGTGAAACCGAAGATCAACACCGAAGAGAAGCTGCCCCGGGAAAAACTCAACCCCCCTACACCcagcatctat CTGGAGAGCAAACGAGATGCTTTCTCGCCGGTCCTGCTACAGTTCTGTACAGACCCCCGGAACCCCATCACCGTCATCAGGGGCCTGGCTGGTTCACTTCGGCTCA ACTTAGGCCTTTTCTCCACCAAGACTCTGGTGGAGGCAAGCGGTGAACACACAGTGGAGGTGCGTACCCAAGTGCAGCAGCCCTCAGATGAGAACTGGGACCTGACAGGTACCAGACAGATCTGGCCCTGTGAGAGCTCCCGTTCACACACCACCATCGCTAAATATGCACAGTACCAGGCCTCGTCCTTCCAGGAGTCACTGCAG caggaggagaaggagagtgagGATGAGGAGTCCGAGGAACCAGACAGCACTACAGGAACCTCTCCCAG CAGTGCACCGGACCCCAAGAACCATCACATCATCAAGTTTGGCACTAACATCGACCTGTCTGATGCCAAGAG GTGGAAGCCACAGTTACAGGAGCTGCTGAAACTGCCTGCCTTCATGCGGGTAACATCCACAGGCAACATGCTCAGCCACGTGGGCCACACCATCCTGGGCATGAACACCGTGCAGCTATACATGAAGGTCCCTGGCAGCCGAACGCCAG GCCACCAAGAGAATAACAATTTCTGCTCTGTCAATATCAACATTGGCCCTGGAGACTGTGAGTGGTTCGCGGTACATGAGCACTATTGGGAGACCATCAGCGCCTTCTGCGATCG GCATGGTGTAGACTACTTGACTGGTTCCTGGTGGCCAATCTTGGATGACCTCTATGCGTCCAATATTCCTGTTTACCGCTTCGTGCAGCGCCCTGGAGACCTTGTGTGGATTAATGCAGGGACTGTGCATTGGGTGCAGGCTACTGGCTGGTGCAACAACATCGCCTGGAACGTGGGGCCCCTCACCG CCTATCAGTACCAGCTGGCCCTGGAGCGATACGAGTGGAACGAGGTGAAGAACGTCAAGTCCATCGTGCCCATGATTCATGTGTCCTGGAACGTAGCTCGAACGGTCAAGATCAGCGATCCTGACTTGTTCAAGATGATCAA GTTCTGCCTCCTGCAGTCAATGAAGCACTGTCAGGTGCAGCGGGAGAGCCTGGTGCGGGCAGGGAAGAAAATCGCTTACCAAGGCCGTGTCAAGGACGAGCCTGCCTACTACTGCAACGAATGCGAC GTGGAGGTGTTCAACATCCTGTTCGTTACAAGTGAGAACGGCAGCCGAAACACGTACCTGGTGCACTGCGAGGGCTGTGCACGCCGTCGCAGCGCGGGCCTACAGGGCGTGGTGGTGCTAGAGCAGTACCGCACGGAGGAGCTGGCGCAGGCCTACGATGCCTTCACACTG GCTCCCGCCAGCACGTCGCGATGA